From Syngnathus typhle isolate RoL2023-S1 ecotype Sweden linkage group LG13, RoL_Styp_1.0, whole genome shotgun sequence, a single genomic window includes:
- the LOC133166013 gene encoding transcription factor HES-1-like has protein sequence MPASTLERTSSSAPSENSTVESTRSQMTGRKSSKPIMEKRRRARINESLGHLKTLILDALKKDSSRHSKLEKADILEMTVKHLRNLQRFQMTAVVTTDSSVLGKYRAGFSECVGEVTRYLSTCDEVNSDARTRLLSHLAARVSQMNAVNFYTPHSGPLGQTGINAIQGPCKSISPVGPPADTMNLHSSYQVVPTPDGHFAFLVPSAALTPLSAQSGQYMSPGVPPLTSDSMWRPW, from the exons ATGCCGGCCAGTACTTTGGAACGAACATCTTCATCCGCGCCCAGTGAGAACTCCACTGTGGAAAGTACACGGAGTCAGATGACGGGCAGAAAA TCTTCCAAACCTATTATGGAAAAGCGGAGACGCGCGCGCATCAACGAGAGTCTCGGCCATCTCAAGACTCTCATCTTGGACGCACTCAAGAAAGAT AGCTCCAGACATTCCAAACTAGAGAAGGCAGATATCCTGGAAATGACCGTGAAGCACCTCAGGAACCTGCAACGATTTCAGATGACAG CTGTTGTGACCACGGACTCATCCGTCCTGGGTAAATACCGGGCCGGTTTCAGCGAGTGTGTCGGCGAGGTCACCCGTTACCTCTCCACGTGTGATGAGGTCAACTCCGATGCAAGGACCCGCCTACTCAGCCACCTGGCCGCCCGTGTCTCCCAAATGAACGCCGTCAACTTCTACACGCCTCACTCGGGCCCGCTGGGACAAACTGGCATTAATGCCATTCAGGGACCTTGTAAAAGCATCTCACCGGTTGGACCCCCCGCTGACACCATGAATCTCCACAGCAGCTATCAGGTGGTCCCAACTCCTGATGGACATTTTGCTTTTCTTGTTCCCAGCGCAGCTCTCACACCTTTGAGTGCACAGAGTGGTCAATACATGTCTCCCGGTGTACCTCCACTCACTTCAGACTCTATGTGGAGACCCTGGTAG
- the mrpl37 gene encoding 39S ribosomal protein L37, mitochondrial, which translates to MFVETSVAVTPWRFSKLICFRDLSWFSPHGPRSRLQVRHFNGSQVHCKKAPSVNKPVEKVHIPGLDMVTYGEKMHHVPWLAKPFCPQWERHRKDPRFYRSPPLHDMPLYQETPCHVFHQRTSALEGVRQALWVTKTKAVSGLPPQLLSLAENPANQLPNQDDRVQNAIKHARFWDTTEERPEHYSNPLLLNLLHLCATLQSSHPLIGRRMLTEKYSLAASWKRGENLFQVRGQNGLLYNSMDPLPRVADKKQVSDTADHVLETFYPVSPTVDFQKVHVYKEMNCTGFRGQHYYPHAHTIYFLERDVAYKLLPEQFRAKIIMFLFGNALARAHMLYGANTSSVLDHPITLQGVGTNGRLFQFVVFQLNTTDLREDDGIKNQVWMEEDVDLYEFAKVRPLFKKKQLKIPAGLAGYNPETFSKFLALYLHGAV; encoded by the exons ATGTTTGTGGAAACTTCTGTTGCAGTAACGCCTTGGCGTTTTTCTAAATTGATATGTTTCAGAGACTTGAGCTGGTTCTCTCCACACGGACCGAGAAGCCGATTACAGGTCCGACATTTCAATGGCAGTCAGGTTCATTGTAAGAAGGCTCCGAGTGTAAACAAGCCCGTAGAAAAAGTTCACATCCCAGGACTGGATATGGTCACTTACGGAGAAAAGATGCACCATGTCCCGTGGCTAGCTAAGCCTTTTTGTCCACAGTGGGAAAGGCACCGTAAGGATCCCCGGTTTTACAGGTCTCCTCCACTTCATGACATGCCTTTGTATCAAGAGACACCGTGTCATGTCTTCCACCAGAGGACCAGCGCACTTGAAG GTGTTCGCCAGGCCCTTTGGGTAACCAAAACCAAGGCAGTCTCTGGTTTGCCACCTCAGCTTCTATCACTGGCAGAGAATCCTGCCAATCAATTACCAAATCAGGATGACCGTGTTCAGAACGCCATCAAACATGCCCGCTTCTGGGACACAACTGAGGAGCGACCAGAACATTACAG CAACCCACTCCTCTTGAACCTGCTCCATCTTTGTGCCACGCTTCAGTCCAGCCACCCATTGATTGGAAGGAGAATGTTAACTGAGAAATATTCATTGGCAGCTTCATGGAAAAGAG GTGAAAACTTGTTTCAGGTTCGGGGACAAAATGGTTTGCTATATAACAGCATGGATCCTCTACCAAGGGTCGCTGATAAAAAGCAAGTGtcagacacagcagatcatGTTCTTGAAACATTTTATCCTGTGTCGCCTACGGTGGATTTTCAGAAGGTACATGTGTACAAGGAGATGAACTGTACAG GTTTCAGAGGACAGCATTATTACCCTCATGCCCACACAATTTACTTCCTGGAGCGCGATGTTGCTTACAAGCTTCTCCCTGAGCAGTTCAGAGCCAAGATCATCAtgtttctttttggaaatgctCTGGCACGTGCACATATGCTTTATGGG GCCAACACTTCTAGTGTCTTGGATCATCCTATCACACTACAGGGCGTCGGGACCAATGGCAGACTTTTCCAGTTCGTTGTTTTCCAACTCAACACCACAGATCTGAGAGAAGACGATGGCATCAAAAACCAG GTGTGGATGGAGGAGGATGTTGACCTCTATGAGTTTGCAAAGGTCAGACCACTCTTCAAGAAGAAGCAACTGAAG ATCCCAGCTGGTCTTGCAGGATACAACCCAGAGACGTTCTCCAAATTCCTTGCCCTATACCTTCATGGTGCTGTGTAG